A portion of the Drosophila sechellia strain sech25 chromosome 2R, ASM438219v1, whole genome shotgun sequence genome contains these proteins:
- the LOC6608847 gene encoding transmembrane protein 18, translated as MHPGQIEVNEVNGYWTFLLSIDWKDPWLIGLILAHILTTTTALLSRNNSNFQVFLFLILLLAVYFTESINEFAAHNWSSFSRQQYFDSNGLFISTVFSIPILLNCMLLIGTWLYNSTQLMVTLKTAQLKERARKERQTKTDSESIAHEKAE; from the exons ATGCACCCAGGGCAAATTGAGGTCAACGAGGTCAATGGCTATTGGACATTTCTGCTGAGC ATCGATTGGAAGGATCCCTGGCTTATTGGCCTTATTTTGGCGCATATCCTAACCACCACCACTGCCCTGCTCAGCAGGAACAACTCCAACTTCCAGGTTTTCCTCTTCCTAATACTGT TGCTGGCGGTCTACTTCACGGAGAGCATCAATGAGTTCGCTGCTCACAACTGGAGTTCCTTTTCCAGACAACAATACTTCGATAGCAACGGCCTATTTATCTCGACAGTTTTCTCAATACCTATTTTGCTTAACTGTATGCTTTTGATT GGCACTTGGCTCTACAACTCCACGCAGCTGATGGTGACTCTAAAAACAGCACAGCTCAAGGAGCGAGCTCGCAAAGAACGCCAGACTAAGACGGATTCGGAGTCCATAGCACATGAAAAGGCGGAGTAG